The proteins below are encoded in one region of Streptomyces marianii:
- a CDS encoding SGNH/GDSL hydrolase family protein — MSAVPGPAFANAAANAARVPRFAALGDSLTEGVGDRVDGAWRGWAALLAEGLGTTGETAEFRKFAVSGALARDVHETQAPAALAYAPDLASVIVGVNDTLRHTFDILDLAVRLDEVCAALSGIGSRLLTACLPDPGEMLALPAPLARPLARRQRAVNAVVHALSERYGAVHLHLAGGAWVENRSMWSADRLHPGERGHREIARRFHELLIAEGLALGAAPGGEPEQPAPSRTAKIVWLATAGTAWVARRCTDLLPQLLGLAGAELGHWARGTSARLDHIAENALTSALASLSPVPPLARMGE, encoded by the coding sequence GTGAGCGCCGTGCCCGGTCCGGCGTTCGCGAACGCGGCCGCGAACGCCGCGCGTGTCCCGCGCTTCGCCGCCCTCGGCGATTCGCTCACCGAAGGCGTCGGCGACCGCGTCGACGGGGCGTGGCGCGGCTGGGCCGCGCTGCTGGCCGAGGGGCTCGGCACGACCGGTGAGACCGCGGAGTTCCGCAAATTCGCGGTCAGCGGTGCGCTCGCCCGCGATGTGCACGAGACCCAGGCCCCCGCCGCCCTCGCGTACGCGCCCGACCTCGCCTCCGTCATCGTCGGCGTGAACGACACCCTCCGGCACACCTTCGACATCCTCGACCTCGCCGTACGCCTCGACGAGGTCTGCGCCGCCCTGAGCGGAATCGGCAGCCGGCTGCTGACGGCCTGCCTGCCCGACCCGGGTGAGATGCTCGCGCTGCCCGCTCCCCTCGCCCGCCCGCTCGCTCGCCGCCAGCGCGCCGTGAACGCGGTCGTCCACGCGCTGTCCGAGCGGTACGGGGCCGTCCATCTGCATCTGGCCGGCGGGGCCTGGGTCGAGAACCGCTCGATGTGGAGCGCCGACCGGCTCCACCCCGGCGAACGCGGCCACCGGGAGATCGCCCGCCGGTTCCACGAACTGCTCATCGCCGAAGGGCTCGCCCTCGGCGCCGCGCCGGGAGGCGAACCCGAACAGCCCGCGCCCAGCCGCACGGCCAAGATCGTGTGGCTCGCCACCGCCGGTACCGCGTGGGTGGCGCGCCGGTGCACCGACCTGCTGCCCCAACTGCTCGGCCTCGCCGGCGCCGAGCTGGGGCACTGGGCCCGGGGCACCAGCGCCCGACTGGACCACATCGCCGAAAACGCCCTCACCTCCGCCCTCGCCTCGCTGTCCCCCGTCCCGCCGCTTGCCAGAATGGGGGAATGA
- a CDS encoding glycosyltransferase, whose protein sequence is MRIVRLANFVTPSSGGLRTALRELGRGYLAAGHQPVLVVPGDTESDERTVQGRVITVPGPELPGTGGYRVLAGRTRLRTLLEELAPDRLEISDRTTLRWTGEWARRRRVPSVMVSHETADGVLRTWGVPRAFAEGAADRLNRRSAWSYSRIVCTTEWAEREFVRIGARNVVRAPLGVELDRCRPGRRSRVLRARYTEGADVLLLLCSRLSVEKRPGMALDALAWLRGSGVRAALVVAGEGPLRPGLVRRAREERLPVHFLGHVADREALADLQAAADICLAPGPAETFGLSALEALACGTPVVASAFSALPEVVGDAGIAAHDRPEAFADAVRELLARAEGPRRAAARARAELFGWDRAVAAFLTAHDAPTRVAGSPETAA, encoded by the coding sequence CTGCGGATCGTACGGCTCGCCAACTTCGTCACACCGTCCTCCGGCGGGCTGCGCACCGCGCTGCGCGAGCTGGGACGCGGTTATCTGGCGGCCGGCCACCAGCCGGTGCTGGTGGTCCCCGGCGACACCGAGAGCGACGAGCGCACAGTGCAGGGGCGGGTCATCACCGTGCCCGGGCCCGAGCTGCCGGGCACCGGCGGGTACCGGGTCCTCGCCGGCCGGACCCGGCTGCGCACGCTGCTGGAGGAACTGGCCCCCGACCGGCTGGAGATCTCCGACCGGACCACGCTGCGCTGGACCGGGGAGTGGGCACGGCGCCGTCGCGTCCCCTCGGTCATGGTGTCCCACGAGACCGCCGACGGCGTGCTGCGCACCTGGGGCGTCCCCCGGGCGTTCGCCGAGGGCGCCGCCGACCGGCTGAACAGGCGCAGCGCCTGGTCGTACTCGCGGATCGTCTGCACGACGGAGTGGGCCGAGCGCGAGTTCGTCCGGATCGGTGCGCGGAACGTGGTGCGCGCCCCCCTCGGCGTCGAGCTCGACCGCTGCCGGCCGGGACGCCGCAGCCGGGTGCTGCGGGCCCGCTACACGGAGGGCGCCGACGTCCTGCTGCTGCTCTGCTCCCGGCTCTCCGTGGAGAAGCGTCCCGGCATGGCCCTGGACGCACTCGCCTGGCTGCGCGGGAGCGGGGTGCGGGCGGCCCTCGTGGTGGCGGGGGAAGGCCCGCTGCGCCCCGGGCTGGTCCGGCGGGCGCGCGAGGAGCGGCTGCCGGTGCACTTCCTCGGCCATGTCGCCGACCGCGAGGCCCTGGCCGACCTCCAGGCCGCAGCGGACATCTGCCTGGCGCCGGGGCCCGCCGAGACGTTCGGGCTGTCCGCGCTGGAGGCGCTCGCCTGCGGCACGCCGGTCGTCGCCAGTGCGTTCTCGGCCCTGCCCGAGGTCGTCGGCGACGCGGGAATCGCCGCGCACGACAGACCGGAGGCCTTCGCCGACGCGGTCCGGGAACTCCTCGCCCGCGCCGAGGGCCCGCGCCGCGCCGCCGCCCGTGCCCGGGCCGAACTCTTCGGCTGGGACCGCGCGGTCGCGGCCTTCCTCACCGCCCACGACGCCCCCACCCGGGTCGCGGGCAGCCCGGAGACAGCGGCATGA